A genome region from Scleropages formosus chromosome 6, fSclFor1.1, whole genome shotgun sequence includes the following:
- the LOC108933992 gene encoding granzyme K-like → MRCLIPAVFALLCMYSSWKSAACSGVTIIKGKEVKPHSRPWMVSIQVNGYHTCGGILIKDQWVVTAAHCKKNFRGSLKSVTAVLGAHALSEKEGKGVCRVGIEVCHTLPTYSEKSKAGDIMLLKLRQKIKLKTAKVHDLPRSSKDIPAGTACKVTGWGVTSSESKNPSDTLQEADVYVVDRELCNCLHNNNPAILESMLCARNIRTGADSCLGDSGGPLICKNNLVGMISGGGLPCGNPKKPGVYTRFTSEILSWISNVIKKGSNSTTGTGGETWGPSCS, encoded by the exons ATGAGGTGTTTGatcccagctgtgtttgccCTTCTCTGCATGTACTCCTCATGGAAATCAGCAG catgctcggGCGTGACCATTATCAAAGGGAAGGAGGTGAAGCCGCACTCCAGACCGTGGATGGTGTCCATCCAGGTGAACGGTTACCATACCTGCGGAGGAATCCTGATCAAAGACCAGTGGGTGGTGACTGCGGCTCACTGCAAGAA GAACTTCAGAGGGTCTCTCAAATCTGTAACAGCCGTCTTGGGAGCTCATGCTCTGTCTGAAAAGGAAGGCAAAGGAGTGTGCCGTGTGGGGATCGAAGTGTGCCACACCCTCCCCACCTACAGCGAGAAGAGCAAAGCAGGCGACATCATGCTCCTCAAG CTTCGGCAGAAGATCAAGCTCAAGACAGCGAAGGTGCACGACCTCCCCAGGTCAAGCAAAGATATCCCAGCGGGAACCGCGTGCAAGGTGACGGGCTGGGGGGTGACCTCCTCGGAAAGTAAAAACCCGTCTGACACGCTGCAGGAGGCGGACGTCTACGTGGTGGACCGGGAGCTTTGTAACTGTTTGCACAACAACAATCCCGCCATCCTTGAGAGCATGTTGTGCGCCAGGAATATTCGTACCGGTGCAGACAGCTGTCTG GGTGATTCTGGAGGTCCACTGATATGCAAGAACAACCTCGTGGGCATGATTAGTGGCGGAGGACTGCCCTGCGGAAACCCGAAGAAGCCTGGCGTGTACACACGTTTCACCAGTGAGATCCTGTCCTGGATCAGCAATGTCATTAAGAAGGGATCCAACAGCACCACTGGGACTGGTGGTGAGACCTGGGGGCCTTCCTGCTCctaa